From one Stigmatopora nigra isolate UIUO_SnigA chromosome 8, RoL_Snig_1.1, whole genome shotgun sequence genomic stretch:
- the slc1a5 gene encoding neutral amino acid transporter B(0), whose translation MDDKFEDENNLKGGREQLSNGMSSSSGVASPEPISGRLKRIVMSNLLVILTVAGVLIGVFIGLGVRNVELSRTQMIYIGFPGEILIRLLKMIIIPLVVCSLVSGAASIDPKSLGKLGGWAMLFFLVTTLIASAIGVVMAFIIRPGSVTMSKPQIAGLDDAVPEAKEVIDSFLDLIRNIFPSNLMSAAFQSYATSYKLVTPNITNGVRNYTVEKVPIGTDQDGMNILGLVVFAIVFGVALRKLGEEGEILIKFFNSFNEATMVLVSWIMWYAPFGIMFLVAGKIVEMEDVGTLFASLGKYIACCIVGHAIHGLIVLPAIYFVITRKNPYTFLWGIFTALATAFGTASSSATLPLMMKCVEENNGISKQISRFILPIGATVNMDGAACFQCVAAVFIAQLNSYSLNFIQIITILVTATASSVGAAGIPAGGVLTLAIILEAVSLPTNDISLILAVDWLVDRTCTVINVEGDAFGAGLLQFFVDRNTKKSEGAELGEVIPSIPSPEHSPLMGGKGSDKNQKYKHDKESVM comes from the exons ATGGACGATAAATTTGAGGACGAGAACAACCTGAAAGGCGGAAGAGAACAGCTGAGCAACGGCATGTCCTCCTCCTCCGGCGTCGCCTCGCCGGAGCCGATCTCCGGGCGCCTGAAACGAATCGTCATGTCGAACCTCCTGGTAATCCTAACCGTAGCCGGCGTCCTCATCGGGGTATTCATCGGCCTCGGCGTGCGTAATGTGGAACTCAGCCGCACCCAAATGATCTACATCGGTTTCCCTGGCGAGATACTCATTCGACTGCTTAAGATGATCATTATCCCCCTGGTAGTGTGTAGCCTGGTCTCTGGGGCTGCCAGTATCGACCCCAAATCCCTGGGCAAGTTAGGCGGCTGGGCTATGCTCTTTTTCCTGGTGACTACCTTGATCGCTTCGGCTATTGGGGTTGTGATGGCTTTCATCATCAGACCAGGCTCGGTTACCATGAGTAAACCTCAAATTGCCGGTTTGGACGACGCTGTACCCGAAGCCAAAGAAGTCATCGACTCCTTTTTAGACTTGATTAG aaACATATTTCCTTCCAATTTGATGTCTGCTGCATTTCAGTCG TATGCCACGAGCTACAAGCTGGTGACCCCAAATATCACAAATGGAGTCCGCAATTACACGGTGGAGAAG GTGCCTATTGGAACTGACCAGGATGGTATGAATATTCTGGGCCTGGTGGTCTTTGCCATTGTCTTTGGTGTGGCTTTGAGAAAGTTGGGGGAGGAAGGCGAAATCTTGATTAAGTTTTTCAACTCATTCAATGAAGCCACCATGGTGTTGGTCTCGTGGATCATGTG GTACGCCCCTTTTGGTATCATGTTCCTCGTTGCTGGCAAAATTGTAGAAATGGAAGATGTGGGCACGCTTTTTGCCAGCTTGGGCAAATATATAGCGTGCTGCATTGTGGGTCATGCCATCCACGGCTTGATCGTCTTGCCCGCCATTTACTTCGTCATCACCAGGAAGAATCCTTACACTTTCCTGTGGGGAATATTCACCGCTCTAGCTACCGCCTTTGGAACGGCTTCCAG CTCCGCCACGTTGCCCCTGATGATGAAGTGCGTGGAAGAAAATAACGGCATCTCCAAGCAAATCAGTCGCTTCATCCTCCCCATCGGCGCCACCGTCAACATGGACGGCGCCGCCTGCTTTCAGTGCGTGGCTGCTGTTTTTATCGCGCAGCTGAACAGCTATTCCCTCAACTTCATCCAAATCATCACCATCCT AGTGACCGCCACAGCCTCGAGTGTGGGTGCGGCAGGAATACCCGCCGGCGGAGTGTTGACCCTCGCGATCATCCTGGAGGCCGTCAGTTTGCCCACCAATGACATTTCCCTCATCCTGGCCGTCGACTGGCTCGT tgaccGCACATGCACCGTGATCAACGTAGAGGGCGACGCCTTCGGAGCAGGCCTCTTGCAGTTTTTCGTCGACCGCAACACCAAAAAATCAGAAGGGGCGGAGCTTGGTGAGGTCATACCCTCCATTCCGTCTCCCGAACATTCTCCCCTCATGGGCGGAAAAGGCAGCGACAAGaaccaaaaatacaaacacGATAAGGAATccgtcatgtaa
- the strn4 gene encoding striatin-4 — MEADRSGGGGPNPNFGGGSGGSGRNPNGPKAAPGQSAPVSATGAMAAASAASASAAAFGAMAASAHLRESQQDTDSGMTLPGILHFIQYEWGRFQAEKYRWEAERDELRAQVAFLQGERKGQENMKQDLVRRIKMLEYALKQERAKHQKLKTGNDLSPGDKKPEMEAEPIPNGPAESDSEPANQMSWKEGRQLLRKYLEEVGYSDTILDMRSKRVRSLLGRSSPEANGPPPPESSPEPDTRASGESLLVRQIEEQIKRNAGKESSKERVGGSVMDKIPFLRGCEDDDDDDDDSDEDDDFQGMATDCIDGTRKSKKSRVKMVSEPMTTDLDPEDEEDEDDSEDALSEFDFLGSGEDGEGAGEARISGDGRELENRRNKLPGLMSDFPAKAAPPPSVSGQSRSGEGGALGFSSDVFIMDAVGGGDMNLGELADLTVANDNDLSMDMQDNRDEFKKTWNPRFTLRSHFDAIRALTFHPSQAVLLTASEDGTLKLWNLNKSMHSKKNVALDVEPIYTFRAHSGAVLSLTMGEDGESCYSGGLDGSVRCWKMPDLNVDPYDNYDPGVESSVLAGHEDGVWGLTYSATHQRLASCSADGTVRIWDPRNSAPCLSVFNKEREHGTPTSVAFVASDPNQAVVSFDGGQTLLYDLNTEQSVMALETQTKDGRSTTRNCPRTSSYSHLRPTFSGSELINRVVSHPSEAISVTAHENRTIRFLDNKTGKVVHSMVAHLDAVTCLTTDPKGTYLISGSHDCSVRLWMLDNRTCVQEITAHRKKHDEAIHDVAFHSSQPFIASAGADALAKIFV, encoded by the exons ATGGAGGCGGACAGATCCGGCGGTGGTGGACCAAACCCGAACTTCGGAGGCGGCAGCGGCGGATCGGGGCGAAACCCAAACGGGCCCAAAGCAGCGCCGGGCCAGTCAGCACCAGTATCCGCTACCGGAGCTATGGCAGCGGCTTCGGCAGCTTcggcgtcggcggcggcgtTCGGGGCCATGGCCGCATCGGCACACCTCCGAGAATCACAGCAGGACACCGATTCGGGAATGACTCTTCCCGGGATCCTGCACTTCATCCAGTACGAGTGGGGACGCTTCCAGGCCGAGAAATACCGCTGGGAGGCGGAAAGAGACGAACTTCGG GCTCAGGTAGCATTCCTTCAAGGTGAGCGTAAAGGACAGGAGAATATGAAACAAGACCTCGTAAGACGGATTAAAATGTTAGAATACGCTCTCAAACAAGAAAG GGCCAAACACCAAAAGCTGAAGACAGGAAATGACTTAAGTCCTGGCGACAAGAAGCCAGAGATGGAAGCAGAACCAA TTCCCAACGGCCCAGCCGAGTCCGATTCCGAGCCAGCGAATCAGATGTCCTGGAAGGAAGGACGTCAACTACTACGCAA ATACCTGGAAGAAGTGGGTTACTCAGACACCATCCTGGACATGCGTTCTAAGCGAGTGCGCTCCCTACTGGGCCGGAGTAGCCCCGAGGCCAACGGGCCACCGCCCCCCGAATCTTCTCCGGAGCCCGACACGAGGGCCAGTGGAGAATCCTTATTGGTCAGACAGATAGAAGAGCAAATTAAGAG GAACGCGGGCAAAGAAAGCTCCAAGGAACGTGTGGGTGGATCGGTGATGGACAAAATTCCTTTCCTGCGCGGATGCgaggatgacgacgatgatgacgatgacagcgacgaggacgacgacttTCAAGGCATGGCCACCGACTGCATCGACGGCACTCGCAAGAGCAAAAAGTCTCGAGTAAAG ATGGTCTCAGAGCCCATGACCACAGACCTGGACCCagaggacgaggaggacgaagacGACTCGGAAGACGCCCTGAGTGAATTTGACTTTCTTGGCTCCGGGGAGGACGGGGAGGGGGCGGGAGAGGCCAGGATTTCTGGGGATGGACGGGAGTTAG AGAACCGCAGGAACAAGTTACCGGGTTTGATGTCGGACTTCCCCGCCAAAGCCGCCCCGCCGCCATCCGTGTCGGGACAAAGTCGATCTGGAGAAG GTGGCGCCCTGGGTTTCTCCTCAGACGTCTTCATCATGGATGCTGTCGGAGGCGGGGACATGAACTTAGGCGAACTGGCCGATCTCACCGTTGCCAACGACAACGACCTCTCCATGgat ATGCAAGACAACAGAGATGAATTCAAGAAGACTTGGAACCCTCGCTTCACGCTCCGGAGTCACTTTGACGCCATTCGGGCTTTGACCTTTCACCCCAGCCAAGCGGTGTTGCTCACGGCCTCGGAGGATGGAACCCTCAAATTATGGAACCTGAATAAATCTATGCATTCCAAGAA AAACGTCGCTTTGGATGTTGAGCCCATTTACACATTTAGAGCTCACAG tGGTGCTGTGTTGTCACTGACCATGGGAGAAGATGGCGAATCTTGCTATAGTGGAGGCCTAGATGGAAGCGTGCGCTGTTGGAAGATGCCGGATCTCAACGTGGATCCTTACGACAACTACG ACCCTGGCGTGGAAAGCAGCGTTCTGGCGGGCCACGAGGACGGCGTGTGGGGTCTCACGTACTCGGCGACGCACCAGCGCCTGGCCTCATGTTCCGCCGACGGCACCGTTCGCATTTGGGACCCGCGTAACTCCGCCCCCTGCCTTTCTGTCTTCAACAAGGAGCGAG AACACGGCACGCCCACCTCGGTAGCCTTCGTGGCTTCTGACCCCAATCAGGCGGTGGTGTCGTTTGATGGCGGCCAAACGCTACTCTATGACTTAAACACCGAGCAGAGCGTTATGGCGTTGGAGACGCAGACAAAGGACGGTAGGTCCACCACGAGAAATTGTCCCCGGACGTCCAGTTACAGTCATTTGCGTCCTACTTTTTCAGGAAGTGAACTCATCAACCGCGTGGTCAGTCACCCGTCCGAGGCCATTTCCGTCACCGCGCACGAGAACCGCACCATCCGCTTCTTAGACAACAAGACGG GTAAAGTGGTCCACTCCATGGTGGCTCACCTGGATGCAGTTACATGTCTCACCACAGATCCCAAAGGCACTTACCTCATCTCTGGCA GCCACGACTGCTCAGTCCGCTTATGGATGCTGGACAACAGGACGTGCGTACAGGAGATCACCGCCCACAGGAAGAAGCACGACGAGGCCATTCACGACGTGGCCTTCCACAGCTCTCAGCCCTTCATCGCCAGCGCCGGCGCAGACGCACTTGCCAAGATCTTTGTCTGA
- the fkrp gene encoding ribitol 5-phosphate transferase FKRP, which translates to MRITLCQGILTGAIFLNLLILYYVSRAQQQMMEKRKDHGKSSKKSALPISALGGGPVGYPGPGGGAVGAGPNIRGPRVTVLLREFEDFENYVGDVSDSFLRQRPELPFLVVSDTPPYPPLSLPDGARLLVLTPRPDQPPQAHRPEFHVQTEFVLLVPDGVELEVPRAIERLIKELEGEGGGPVRLVASPVLVRSAVRCLHLRVNLREWTATYSSAASGSSGSVCTALDGDAVVLIRAEDLFNLSAPLSRPLFPSLFIQTTLRGWKVKLLESPCFSANRRPLFSSAHNQWKAEVRLKDSTGKLMRNFGIKRLLLPDGKEQWHGCGKETPRCFGTVRDDTPDYLYLDRWTPPCCLRALRETAKYVIGILESSGVRYWLEGGTLLGAVRHRDIIPWDYDVDLGIYLEDVANCDHLRNLDSGSLVDANGYVWERAVEGDFFRVQYSEANHLHVDLWPFYSRNGVMTKDTWTEHKQDVEFPEHFLQPLVATLFAGINAYAPNNQRAFLELKFGEGVVENPQYPNPAKKRLDRGKL; encoded by the coding sequence ATGAGGATCACTTTATGCCAGGGCATATTAACCGGGGCCATCTTCCTCAACCTCCTCATCCTCTACTATGTCTCCCGAGCCCAACAGCAAATGATGGAGAAGAGGAAAGATCATGGCAAATCCTCCAAAAAGTCCGCCCTACCCATCTCCGCTCTagggggcggcccggtggggtATCCCGGGCCTGGAGGCGGGGCGGTCGGGGCGGGGCCCAATATTCGCGGTCCACGTGTAACCGTGCTCCTCCGCGAGTTTGAAGATTTTGAGAACTACGTTGGGGACGTAAGCGATTCCTTCCTGAGACAAAGACCTGAACTTCCCTTCCTGGTGGTGTCCGACACGCCTCCATACCCGCCGTTGTCTCTCCCTGACGGCGCCCGTTTGTTAGTCCTCACCCCCAGGCCGGATCAGCCGCCCCAAGCCCACAGACCCGAGTTCCATGTCCAGACTGAGTTCGTCCTCCTGGTTCCGGATGGCGTGGAGCTTGAAGTACCCAGGGCTATCGAGAGATTAATCAAAGAACTGGAAGGCGAAGGTGGCGGTCCGGTGAGGCTTGTAGCTTCACCCGTTCTGGTTCGGTCCGCCGTTCGCTGTCTCCACTTGCGGGTGAACCTCCGTGAGTGGACTGCTACTTATTCGTCGGCGGCTTCTGGGAGCAGCGGTAGCGTGTGCACGGCCTTGGATGGCGATGCCGTGGTTCTAATCCGCGCCGAGGACTTGTTCAATCTGTCAGCGCCATTGAGCCGGCCCCTTTTCCCATCACTCTTCATCCAGACGACACTAAGAGGCTGGAAGGTGAAACTACTAGAGAGCCCATGTTTCTCAGCCAATCGGCGGCCTCTATTCAGCTCAGCCCACAACCAATGGAAAGCTGAGGTTCGACTGAAGGACTCCACAGGGAAGCTGATGAGAAACTTCGGCATCAAACGCCTCCTGCTTCCCGACGGGAAGGAGCAATGGCACGGTTGCGGCAAAGAAACGCCTCGCTGTTTCGGCACGGTGCGCGACGACACGCCGGATTACCTCTATCTGGACCGTTGGACGCCGCCATGTTGTCTACGCGCCCTCCGGGAGACGGCCAAGTACGTCATCGGCATCCTAGAGAGCTCTGGAGTCCGCTATTGGTTGGAGGGCGGGACTTTGCTAGGCGCCGTTCGACATCGGGACATCATCCCGTGGGATTACGACGTGGATTTGGGAATCTACCTGGAAGATGTGGCAAACTGCGATCATTTGAGGAACTTGGATTCGGGTTCGTTGGTGGACGCTAACGGCTACGTGTGGGAACGTGCGGTGGAGGGTGACTTCTTCAGGGTGCAGTACAGCGAGGCTAACCACTTACACGTGGATCTGTGGCCTTTCTACTCGCGCAATGGCGTCATGACTAAAGACACGTGGACTGAGCACAAGCAGGACGTGGAGTTTCCTGAGCATTTCCTCCAGCCGTTGGTGGCTACGCTATTCGCGGGCATCAATGCCTATGCCCCCAATAACCAGCGCGCCTTCTTGGAGCTCAAATTCGGCGAGGGGGTGGTGGAGAACCCTCAGTATCCCAATCCTGCCAAAAAAAGATTGGACCGGGGAAAGTTATGA